A single Anopheles arabiensis isolate DONGOLA chromosome 2, AaraD3, whole genome shotgun sequence DNA region contains:
- the LOC120894258 gene encoding uncharacterized protein LOC120894258 has protein sequence MVKMKGICILLFFIAMLVLVSSAPTESNQTPVSKAIALIHHLSYLIDYLVQFVLGSGNDRKTPPEAADYYQTALVEGKNPASKDEAGLKPDNARARQETEIIHKMMKV, from the exons atggtgaaaatgaaaggaatatgtattcttttatttttcatagcTATGCTCGTTTTG GTGTCCAGTGCTCCAACCGAATCAAACCAAACGCCAGTCTCGAAAGCGATCGCCCTCATCCACCACCTATCGTACCTGATCGACTACCTGGTGCAGTTCGTCCTGGGAAGCGGGAATGACCGCAAAACACCACCGGAAGCGGCCGACTACTATCAGACCGCACTGGTAGAGGGCAAAAATCCAGCGAGCAAAGATGAGGCCGGCCTAAAGCCGGATAATGCACGCGCTCGGCAGGAAACGGAAATTATACACAAAATGATGAAGGTTTAA